AAAAGCTTATTATGCCGCTTTTGGCGGCATTCCTTCTTCTCCTCAGCTCATGTGGAAATAGTCCTGATGCCTCTGATAACGTCATTCCTCATGAATACAATTTAAGCGGATTTGACAGCATTAAGGCAAACAGTTCCTTTACTGTTTATGCTTCCTATGCTGAGACTTATTCTGTGACAGTTAATGCCAACGAGGATCAGTGGGATTTTATCGATGTCTCTGTCTCAGAGGGTGAGTTGGTCATCTGGTACGATCCTCCTGAGGATTATAATAATCTTCAATTCACAGTGGATGTCACCCTTCCTGACTTAAACAGGGTTCATCTTTATAAAAGGGCGGTAGCCTATTTTTATGACAGATCACTTGGTACTTCAAGCCGCAGCCTCTGGGATGATTCCTTCGCTTCTTCAGGAAAAACTTTTGAGATCCTCCTGGACGGAGAGTACTCTCATGCCTCCTTCGATATGGTGGTGCCTACTATCACTGATGGAACCTTCTACCTATACAGCAGGAGTGATTTCTCCTCATATAACAGGACCCATACTATTAATGCTAAAGAGGTGGTTATCCACTCCGAGGCCGATAATGCCTCCAGTACTGTCACCCTCCGCGGGTCCTATGAACCTGAGATCATGATTGTTCAGGGAGACCGTTACGGAACCCTCAGTATGAAGGACTTCAAGTC
The window above is part of the Oceanispirochaeta sp. M1 genome. Proteins encoded here:
- a CDS encoding GIN domain-containing protein gives rise to the protein MKKLIMPLLAAFLLLLSSCGNSPDASDNVIPHEYNLSGFDSIKANSSFTVYASYAETYSVTVNANEDQWDFIDVSVSEGELVIWYDPPEDYNNLQFTVDVTLPDLNRVHLYKRAVAYFYDRSLGTSSRSLWDDSFASSGKTFEILLDGEYSHASFDMVVPTITDGTFYLYSRSDFSSYNRTHTINAKEVVIHSEADNASSTVTLRGSYEPEIMIVQGDRYGTLSMKDFKSKELFIQMDYYKNTAYLNTARFMGEQSDRVKVLREQYGLNSSGSHSRSDSYVSSFSSIYYKYGAGSTANVKVLSSSAVFTTY